Proteins encoded by one window of Armatimonadota bacterium:
- a CDS encoding phosphomannomutase/phosphoglucomutase, producing the protein MVLQPRIFREYDIRGVFGQDLTPEGAAAIARAYARYLADRGKREVVVGHDNRVSSPALRDAVVEALVRSGCAVTDVGMVTTPVFYFARVHLGIDGGVMITASHNPPEYNGFKLAHGFGTLYGPQIQEIRRLAEAGEWVEGVGSVQKVDVIPAYRQMLREKVQLGPRRLRVVLDCGNGTASVIAPQALQDLGVEVIPLYCESNPRFPHHHPDPIDPRNLRDLIQTVLREGADVGIGLDGDGDRIGVVDEGGRIVWGDQLMILYWREILPRHPGAVALIEVKCSQALVEEVERLGGRPIYCKTGHSLIKAKMQEVKAVFAGEMSGHMFFADEYYGYDDAVYAAARLLRILSRTEKPLSALLSDIPRYHATPEIRVACPDERKFEVVAELVRQFKARYPVIDVDGARVIFQDGWGLVRASNTQPVLVVRAEGKTPEALRRIKGILEEALATFPECGPLDWLETVTEGR; encoded by the coding sequence ATGGTCCTTCAACCCCGCATCTTCCGGGAGTACGACATCCGGGGGGTGTTCGGTCAGGATCTCACGCCCGAGGGGGCGGCTGCCATCGCCCGAGCCTATGCCCGCTACCTGGCGGACCGGGGAAAGCGGGAGGTGGTGGTGGGCCACGACAACCGCGTCTCCTCCCCCGCGCTCCGGGACGCGGTGGTGGAAGCCCTGGTTCGTTCCGGGTGCGCGGTCACGGACGTCGGCATGGTGACCACCCCCGTGTTCTACTTCGCCCGGGTACACCTAGGAATCGATGGCGGCGTCATGATCACCGCAAGCCACAACCCCCCCGAGTACAACGGATTCAAGCTCGCCCATGGGTTCGGGACCCTGTACGGTCCGCAGATTCAGGAGATTCGGCGGCTCGCGGAGGCGGGGGAGTGGGTAGAGGGCGTGGGGAGTGTACAGAAGGTGGACGTCATCCCCGCCTACCGCCAGATGCTCCGGGAGAAGGTGCAGCTGGGTCCGCGGCGGCTGCGGGTGGTGCTGGATTGCGGGAACGGCACCGCGAGCGTCATCGCGCCGCAAGCCCTTCAGGACCTGGGAGTTGAGGTGATCCCGCTCTACTGCGAGAGCAACCCCCGCTTCCCCCACCACCACCCAGACCCCATCGATCCCCGCAATCTCCGGGATCTCATCCAGACCGTCCTCCGGGAGGGGGCGGACGTGGGGATCGGCCTGGACGGGGACGGTGACCGGATCGGCGTGGTGGACGAGGGGGGGCGGATCGTCTGGGGGGATCAGCTGATGATCCTGTACTGGCGGGAGATCCTCCCCCGGCATCCCGGTGCCGTGGCCCTCATCGAGGTAAAGTGCAGCCAGGCACTGGTGGAGGAGGTGGAACGGCTGGGGGGCAGGCCGATCTATTGCAAGACCGGGCACTCCCTCATCAAGGCGAAGATGCAGGAGGTCAAGGCGGTGTTCGCGGGTGAGATGAGCGGCCATATGTTCTTCGCGGACGAGTACTACGGGTACGACGACGCGGTGTACGCGGCCGCGCGCCTGTTGCGCATCCTCTCCCGTACGGAGAAGCCCCTTTCCGCACTGCTGAGCGATATCCCCCGGTATCATGCGACCCCGGAGATCCGGGTCGCCTGTCCGGACGAGCGGAAGTTCGAGGTGGTGGCAGAACTGGTGCGCCAGTTCAAGGCGCGGTACCCCGTGATCGATGTGGACGGGGCCCGGGTGATCTTCCAGGACGGATGGGGACTTGTGCGGGCCAGCAACACCCAGCCCGTGCTGGTGGTCCGGGCGGAAGGGAAGACCCCGGAGGCGCTCAGGCGGATCAAGGGGATTCTGGAGGAGGCCTTGGCGACCTTTCCGGAGTGCGGCCCCCTGGATTGGCTGGAGACCGTGACGGAGGGACGGTGA
- a CDS encoding ABC transporter ATP-binding protein/permease, which produces MKFSPLLRDTIRPQLGLLALAAGCVLVVTALGLAVPYVFGRTIDELVARAEVHLIERAGLGVLGVLALRTLFLYGSIYANFAFAHRATAALRGRIFSSLLRWPVERIGAWHSGEVLSRSLSDTQLVHTHLLVGLVDLLGTLAALAGTVVMLFVLEWRLALLTLVILPGVAILARHFGGQIQRASAQAQQQVAELATRVRDVVAGARVVRAFVQEAREEARFSEENARLVRQQLRMSRLVAREVCAVTLATALGLVGFLWIGARLVASGWMTPGRLVAFVAYVALAIEPGVNLTRMYTNLRQAQAALERIEEVLRLPLHTDPPGARDLPRPLGDIAYEDVWFAYEPGKWALRGVSFRIRRGERVALVGPSGAGKTSIVNLLLRFYDPTRGRVTIGGVDLREVCTAALRSRIGYVPQDPMLFAGTIRDNIAYGRPEASLEEVVQAARAAHADEFIRALPRGYETSLAEAGLNLSGGQRQRIAIARALLLDPEIIVLDEATSHLDAESEAAVQQALERLFRGRTVLVIAHRLSTVREVDRILVLQEGRLVEEGTYEELLRAGGLFRILAEGQLLPVPVPGS; this is translated from the coding sequence ATGAAGTTCTCCCCTCTCCTCCGGGACACCATCCGACCCCAGCTGGGCTTGCTGGCGCTGGCGGCGGGGTGCGTGCTGGTGGTGACGGCCCTGGGCTTAGCTGTGCCCTACGTGTTCGGCCGGACCATCGACGAGCTGGTAGCCCGCGCGGAAGTCCACCTCATCGAGCGGGCGGGCCTGGGGGTGCTGGGGGTGCTGGCCCTGCGCACCCTGTTCCTCTACGGTTCCATCTACGCCAACTTCGCCTTCGCGCATCGGGCCACCGCGGCCCTGCGCGGCCGCATCTTCTCCTCCCTGTTGCGATGGCCCGTGGAGCGGATCGGAGCCTGGCACAGCGGGGAGGTGCTGAGCCGCTCCCTGTCGGACACCCAGCTGGTGCACACCCATCTGTTGGTGGGACTTGTGGACCTCCTCGGCACCTTGGCCGCGTTGGCGGGAACCGTGGTCATGCTGTTCGTGCTGGAGTGGCGGCTTGCGCTCCTTACCCTCGTCATCCTCCCTGGAGTGGCGATCCTGGCCCGCCACTTCGGAGGGCAGATCCAGCGTGCGAGCGCCCAGGCCCAGCAGCAGGTGGCGGAACTTGCGACCCGCGTGCGGGACGTGGTGGCGGGCGCCAGGGTGGTACGGGCCTTCGTGCAGGAGGCCCGGGAGGAGGCCCGCTTTTCGGAAGAGAACGCACGGCTCGTGCGGCAGCAGCTGCGGATGAGCCGCCTTGTGGCGCGCGAGGTGTGCGCCGTCACCCTGGCCACGGCCCTGGGGCTTGTGGGGTTCCTGTGGATCGGAGCCCGGCTCGTGGCCTCCGGGTGGATGACGCCCGGGAGGCTCGTGGCCTTCGTGGCCTACGTGGCCCTGGCCATCGAGCCGGGTGTGAACCTCACCCGCATGTACACGAACCTTCGACAGGCCCAGGCAGCCCTGGAGCGCATCGAGGAGGTGCTGCGCTTGCCCCTCCACACCGACCCCCCCGGTGCCCGGGACCTCCCACGCCCCCTGGGGGACATCGCCTACGAGGACGTATGGTTCGCGTACGAGCCCGGGAAATGGGCCCTGCGCGGGGTGAGCTTCCGGATCCGGCGGGGAGAACGGGTGGCCCTGGTGGGACCGAGCGGTGCGGGCAAGACCTCCATCGTCAACCTCCTCCTGCGGTTCTACGACCCCACCCGGGGACGGGTCACCATCGGGGGGGTGGACCTGCGGGAGGTGTGTACCGCTGCCCTGCGCAGCCGGATCGGGTACGTACCGCAGGATCCCATGCTGTTCGCGGGCACGATCCGCGACAACATCGCCTACGGCCGCCCCGAGGCCTCCCTGGAGGAGGTGGTCCAGGCGGCGCGGGCGGCCCACGCGGACGAGTTCATCCGGGCCCTCCCCCGAGGCTATGAGACGTCCCTTGCGGAGGCAGGCCTGAATCTCTCCGGGGGGCAGCGACAGCGCATCGCCATCGCGCGGGCCCTCCTTCTGGACCCCGAGATCATCGTCCTGGACGAAGCCACGAGCCACCTCGACGCGGAGTCGGAGGCCGCAGTCCAGCAGGCCCTGGAGCGGCTGTTCCGGGGGCGGACGGTCCTTGTGATCGCCCACCGCCTGAGCACGGTCCGGGAGGTGGACCGCATCCTGGTGCTGCAAGAAGGACGCCTCGTGGAGGAGGGGACCTACGAGGAGCTCCTGCGGGCCGGAGGACTCTTCCGGATCCTCGCGGAAGGACAGCTCCTCCCCGTCCCGGTTCCGGGTTCCTAG
- a CDS encoding glycosyltransferase, which produces MELSVVIPAYNRPRVLEVCLRCLSRQTLPRNCYEVVVVDDGSEEDLRPSVESFREALQVRFCRLPRNLGRAAARNRGIAEARGEVVVFVDSDVFVVPRFLAVHREIHERHRNAVGRGPILLTEHLDDPLERPPYLRDPSPAFLDTANASVRRRHLLEAGGFDEDFREYGWEDFELGMRLIRMGLRRVYRHGALAYHYQPLPDPEALGLLFRKEEERARMAVRLLRKQPGWRTRWMVQHTLLHQALAFLMTLGGRVDRERLRRILQDRHLPPARKYLLLRGALNRHYLAILSREWTWDRSASAW; this is translated from the coding sequence ATGGAGCTCTCCGTAGTGATCCCCGCCTACAACCGACCCCGGGTGCTGGAAGTGTGCCTGCGCTGCCTGAGTCGGCAAACCCTTCCACGGAACTGCTATGAGGTGGTCGTGGTGGATGACGGGTCAGAGGAGGATCTCCGCCCCTCGGTGGAGTCGTTCCGGGAAGCCCTGCAGGTACGGTTCTGCCGGCTGCCGCGGAATCTCGGCCGCGCGGCGGCCCGCAACCGGGGGATCGCCGAAGCACGGGGGGAGGTGGTGGTGTTCGTGGACAGCGACGTCTTCGTGGTGCCCCGGTTCCTAGCGGTACACCGAGAGATCCACGAGCGCCACCGGAACGCGGTGGGGCGAGGACCGATCCTGCTCACGGAGCACCTGGATGATCCCCTGGAACGCCCTCCCTACCTGCGGGATCCCTCCCCCGCCTTCCTGGACACCGCGAACGCCTCCGTGCGCAGACGGCACCTGCTGGAGGCGGGCGGCTTCGACGAGGACTTTCGGGAGTACGGCTGGGAAGACTTTGAGCTGGGGATGCGGTTAATCCGAATGGGACTGCGCCGGGTCTACCGTCACGGGGCCTTGGCGTACCACTACCAGCCTCTCCCGGATCCTGAAGCGCTCGGGCTCCTCTTCCGGAAGGAGGAGGAGCGGGCCCGGATGGCGGTGCGGCTGCTGCGCAAGCAGCCCGGGTGGCGCACCCGGTGGATGGTCCAGCATACCCTCCTACACCAGGCCCTCGCCTTTCTCATGACCCTGGGCGGACGCGTGGACCGAGAGCGCCTGCGCCGGATCCTCCAGGACCGCCACCTCCCGCCCGCGCGGAAGTACCTGCTCCTCCGGGGGGCCTTGAACCGTCACTATCTCGCGATCCTGAGCCGGGAGTGGACATGGGATCGGTCCGCATCAGCGTGGTGA
- a CDS encoding glycosyltransferase — protein sequence MGSVRISVVIPAYNCAHVLGTTLEHLSRQEYPRDAYEVVVVDDGSTDGTPEVVARWADSLPLRYLRQPNAGRAAARNRGAREARYEVLLFLDADVWAEAKLLTAHAAHYRQGGRVAVQGPSRTHPRSKVNPFMEVKELFPDLTPRRPHDLSPYHVITRNFSVRAEDFWRVGGFDEAFSGYGWEDIELGVRLRRSGVRIHWESRAVTWHYHVEDLEGARRKLVEAGRGAVYFWNKHRRPLGLGLFLELHPLLLPLKWLVYRSGVFTPWIRRVLEHTERRLLSATGPSRKLWLAVANECYAHLLWHAYYEGVWQVLQEGSHPSIPVGRCAS from the coding sequence ATGGGATCGGTCCGCATCAGCGTGGTGATCCCCGCCTACAACTGCGCGCATGTGTTGGGAACCACCCTGGAGCACCTAAGCCGCCAGGAATACCCCCGGGACGCCTACGAGGTGGTGGTGGTGGACGACGGGAGCACGGACGGGACTCCGGAGGTGGTCGCCCGCTGGGCGGATTCGCTTCCGCTCCGCTACCTCCGGCAGCCGAACGCCGGACGGGCTGCCGCCCGCAACCGGGGCGCCCGGGAGGCCCGCTACGAAGTCCTCCTATTCCTGGACGCGGATGTGTGGGCGGAAGCGAAGCTCCTCACGGCCCACGCCGCCCACTACCGGCAAGGTGGCCGCGTGGCGGTGCAGGGTCCAAGCCGTACGCACCCCCGCAGCAAGGTGAACCCCTTCATGGAAGTCAAGGAGCTGTTCCCTGACCTCACCCCGCGACGCCCTCACGACCTCTCTCCCTATCACGTCATCACCCGGAATTTCTCCGTCCGGGCGGAGGACTTCTGGCGGGTGGGGGGCTTCGATGAGGCCTTCTCGGGGTACGGGTGGGAGGACATCGAGCTGGGGGTGCGCCTGCGGCGAAGCGGGGTACGCATCCACTGGGAGTCCCGGGCGGTGACCTGGCACTACCATGTGGAGGACCTGGAGGGCGCACGCCGTAAGCTGGTAGAGGCGGGTCGGGGAGCCGTGTACTTCTGGAACAAGCACCGCCGCCCCCTCGGGCTTGGCCTCTTCCTGGAGCTGCATCCCCTCCTGTTGCCTTTGAAGTGGCTTGTGTACCGGAGCGGCGTCTTCACCCCGTGGATCCGCAGGGTCCTGGAGCATACGGAACGGAGGCTACTCTCCGCCACCGGGCCCTCGCGGAAGCTGTGGCTCGCGGTAGCCAACGAGTGCTACGCACACCTCCTCTGGCACGCCTACTACGAGGGAGTCTGGCAGGTCCTCCAGGAAGGCTCCCACCCCAGCATCCCTGTTGGCCGATGCGCGTCCTGA
- the acs gene encoding acetate--CoA ligase, whose amino-acid sequence MDWTGVQTQATIQALLQETRRFPPSPEFAARANVRDPRIYEEAERDPEGFWAKYAEQELRWLRKWDRVLEWNAPWAKWFVGGQLNACDNCVDRHVETWRRTKAALVWEGEPGDSRVLTYQDLHREVQRFSNVLKNLGVQRGDRVTIYLGMVPELPIAMLACARIGAVHSVVFGGFSAEALAGRIQDASAKVLVTQDGAWRRGQIVPLKQYADEALQTCPSVEKVVVLRRAGNPVPMRPGRDYWWHELLEQAAPTCPAEPLDSEHPLFILYTSGTTGKPKGVLHTTGGYLLGVHLTTKWVFDLKEEDYYWCTADIGWVTGHSYIVYGPLSNGATSVMYEGAPDWPDRDRYWRIVEKYRVNILYTSPTFIRTAMKWGLEYPRRCDLTSLRLLGTVGEPINPEAWMWYHEHIGGGRCPIVDTWWQTETGMILITPLPGITTTKPGSATLPFPGIAADIVDEHGNSLPPNVGGYLVLTRPWPAMLRTFWGDPERYVQVYWSRFPGKYFTGDGARRDEDGYYWIQGRVDDVVNVAGHRLSNIEIESALVSHPAVAEAATIGRSHPEKGQAIAAFVVLRSGYEPSETLRKELREWVAQKISPIARPDDVFFCADLPKTRSAKIMRRLLRDIAEGRALGDTTTLTDPKVIEEIKQRYVEEGTEEA is encoded by the coding sequence ATGGACTGGACGGGCGTGCAGACCCAAGCCACCATCCAGGCCCTACTCCAGGAGACCCGCAGGTTTCCGCCCTCGCCGGAGTTCGCGGCCCGGGCCAATGTACGTGACCCCCGGATCTATGAGGAGGCGGAGCGGGATCCGGAAGGATTCTGGGCGAAATATGCGGAGCAGGAGCTGCGGTGGCTCCGGAAGTGGGACCGGGTCCTGGAGTGGAACGCGCCGTGGGCCAAGTGGTTCGTGGGGGGGCAATTGAACGCCTGCGACAACTGCGTGGATCGCCACGTGGAGACGTGGCGGCGCACCAAGGCCGCCCTCGTGTGGGAGGGCGAGCCGGGCGATAGCCGGGTCCTCACCTACCAGGACCTGCACCGGGAAGTCCAGCGGTTCAGCAACGTCCTCAAGAACTTAGGCGTTCAAAGAGGGGATCGGGTCACCATCTACCTGGGGATGGTCCCGGAACTGCCCATCGCCATGTTGGCCTGCGCCCGCATCGGCGCGGTGCACAGTGTGGTGTTTGGCGGATTCAGCGCGGAGGCCCTGGCGGGCCGCATCCAGGATGCAAGCGCCAAGGTCCTCGTCACCCAGGATGGAGCATGGCGGCGGGGGCAGATTGTCCCCCTCAAGCAGTACGCGGACGAGGCCTTACAGACCTGTCCCTCGGTGGAGAAGGTGGTGGTGCTCCGGCGGGCCGGAAACCCGGTGCCGATGCGGCCGGGAAGGGACTACTGGTGGCACGAGCTCCTGGAGCAGGCCGCACCGACCTGTCCCGCAGAACCCCTCGACAGCGAGCACCCGCTCTTTATCCTGTACACCTCCGGAACGACGGGGAAACCGAAGGGGGTGCTGCACACCACGGGCGGGTACCTGCTGGGTGTCCACCTCACCACCAAGTGGGTGTTCGATCTGAAGGAGGAGGACTACTACTGGTGCACCGCGGACATCGGGTGGGTCACGGGCCACAGCTACATCGTGTACGGGCCGCTGAGCAACGGCGCCACCTCCGTGATGTACGAGGGGGCTCCCGACTGGCCGGACCGGGATCGGTACTGGCGCATCGTGGAGAAGTACCGGGTGAACATCCTGTACACCTCGCCCACCTTCATCCGCACCGCCATGAAATGGGGGCTGGAGTACCCGCGGCGGTGCGACCTCACAAGCCTCCGCCTGTTGGGCACCGTAGGGGAGCCCATCAACCCGGAGGCCTGGATGTGGTATCACGAGCACATCGGGGGGGGCCGCTGCCCCATCGTGGACACCTGGTGGCAGACGGAGACGGGGATGATCCTGATCACCCCGCTTCCCGGCATTACCACCACCAAGCCCGGATCCGCCACCCTTCCCTTCCCGGGCATCGCCGCGGACATCGTGGACGAGCACGGAAACTCGCTGCCGCCCAACGTAGGGGGGTACCTCGTCCTCACCCGCCCCTGGCCGGCCATGCTGCGCACCTTCTGGGGGGATCCGGAGCGGTACGTCCAGGTCTACTGGAGCCGGTTCCCGGGTAAGTACTTCACGGGAGACGGAGCCCGGCGGGACGAAGATGGGTACTACTGGATCCAGGGCCGGGTGGACGACGTGGTGAACGTAGCAGGCCACCGGCTCAGCAACATCGAGATCGAAAGCGCCCTCGTCTCCCACCCCGCGGTGGCGGAGGCCGCCACCATCGGGCGCAGTCACCCCGAGAAAGGACAGGCCATCGCGGCCTTCGTGGTGCTCCGGAGCGGATACGAGCCCAGCGAGACGTTGCGGAAGGAGCTGCGGGAGTGGGTGGCCCAGAAGATCAGCCCCATCGCGCGGCCCGACGACGTCTTCTTCTGTGCGGACCTGCCCAAGACCCGCTCCGCCAAGATCATGCGGAGGCTGCTGCGGGACATCGCGGAAGGGAGGGCCCTGGGGGATACCACCACCCTCACGGATCCCAAGGTGATCGAGGAGATCAAGCAGCGGTACGTGGAGGAGGGAACGGAGGAGGCGTAA
- the recA gene encoding recombinase RecA — protein MSDRQKALDLAVAQIEKQFGKGSIMKLGEANQRLTVEVIPTGAIGLDTALGVGGVPRGRVVEIYGPEASGKTTLAYHIIAEAQREGGVAAFIDAEHALDPNYARAVGVNVDELLVSQPDSGEQALEIAETLVRSGAVDVIVIDSVAALVPRAELEGEMGDAFVGLQARLMSQALRKLVGAISRSRCVVVFINQIREKVGVMFGNPETTTGGRALKFYASVRMEIRRTENIKNGEDITGMRARVKVVKNKVAPPFRECEVEILYGKGISKAGSLLDLATAQGLVQKVGTWYSYGELRLGQGRDNAREFLENNPELAAELEAKLREKMGWNRSRSQVPETPVVPELPSRNHKDVPLRTR, from the coding sequence ATGAGTGACCGGCAGAAGGCGTTGGATTTAGCCGTGGCCCAGATCGAGAAGCAGTTCGGCAAGGGCTCCATCATGAAGCTGGGGGAGGCGAACCAGCGGCTCACGGTGGAGGTGATCCCCACGGGGGCCATCGGGCTGGATACAGCCCTGGGGGTGGGAGGGGTGCCCCGGGGACGGGTGGTGGAGATCTACGGCCCTGAGGCGAGTGGAAAGACCACCCTGGCCTACCACATCATTGCGGAGGCCCAGCGGGAGGGGGGGGTGGCCGCTTTCATCGATGCGGAGCACGCCTTGGACCCCAACTACGCGCGGGCAGTAGGCGTGAACGTAGACGAGCTGCTGGTCTCCCAACCCGATAGTGGCGAGCAGGCTCTGGAGATCGCGGAGACCCTGGTGCGCTCCGGGGCCGTGGACGTGATCGTGATCGACTCCGTGGCGGCCCTGGTGCCGAGGGCGGAGCTGGAGGGAGAGATGGGGGATGCGTTCGTGGGGCTGCAGGCGCGGCTCATGAGCCAGGCCCTGCGCAAGCTCGTGGGCGCCATCAGCCGGTCCCGGTGCGTGGTGGTGTTCATCAACCAGATCCGGGAGAAGGTCGGCGTGATGTTCGGTAACCCGGAGACCACCACGGGTGGCCGGGCCCTGAAGTTCTACGCCTCCGTTCGCATGGAGATCCGGCGGACGGAGAACATCAAGAACGGCGAGGACATCACGGGCATGCGGGCCCGGGTGAAGGTGGTGAAGAACAAGGTGGCTCCGCCCTTCCGGGAGTGTGAGGTGGAGATCCTCTACGGGAAGGGGATCAGCAAGGCCGGGAGCCTGTTGGACCTCGCCACCGCGCAGGGTCTCGTGCAGAAGGTGGGAACGTGGTACAGCTATGGGGAACTGCGCCTGGGCCAGGGCCGGGACAACGCCCGGGAGTTTCTGGAGAACAACCCGGAGCTCGCGGCAGAGCTGGAGGCCAAACTGCGGGAGAAGATGGGGTGGAACCGGAGCCGCAGCCAGGTCCCGGAGACACCCGTGGTGCCGGAGCTGCCAAGCCGGAACCACAAGGACGTCCCCCTTCGGACACGGTAG
- the thpR gene encoding RNA 2',3'-cyclic phosphodiesterase: MRLFVAVPLAEALRPQVRDLQRAIARAWPEVRVKWVEPDLLHFTLKFLGEVPEVRVQDVAGAVREVAGTNPFEITIEGLGAFPHLRSPRVLWVGVTEGATELVALARRVEDALFRIRFPREARPFEPHLTIGRIRQGEGGADLAKALERSGNAKIGRQRVEWVVVMESRLSPKGPTYVIRESVRLGG, translated from the coding sequence GTGCGCCTCTTTGTGGCGGTCCCCCTCGCGGAGGCCCTTCGCCCTCAGGTGCGGGATCTGCAGCGGGCCATCGCCCGGGCCTGGCCGGAGGTGCGGGTGAAGTGGGTGGAACCGGATCTCCTCCACTTCACCCTGAAATTTCTGGGCGAGGTCCCGGAGGTACGGGTGCAGGATGTGGCGGGCGCGGTGCGGGAAGTCGCGGGGACAAATCCGTTCGAGATCACCATCGAGGGCCTCGGAGCCTTCCCCCACCTGCGGTCCCCCCGGGTGCTCTGGGTAGGAGTCACGGAGGGAGCGACAGAGCTCGTGGCCCTGGCCCGGCGTGTGGAGGATGCCCTGTTCCGTATCCGGTTTCCCCGGGAAGCCCGTCCCTTCGAGCCCCACCTCACCATCGGCCGTATCCGGCAGGGAGAAGGAGGAGCAGACCTCGCGAAGGCCCTGGAACGGTCTGGAAACGCGAAAATCGGCCGACAGCGCGTTGAATGGGTGGTGGTCATGGAGAGCCGACTGAGCCCGAAGGGACCCACGTACGTGATCCGGGAGTCCGTACGACTCGGCGGTTGA
- a CDS encoding competence/damage-inducible protein A: MVRAEILSVGTELLLGQITDTNATYLCQRLAELGIPVYFRQTVGDNRERIQQAFRLAASRAELLVFTGGLGPTEDDLTKEAVAEALGVELVLHEASWAHIQDLLRSRNRPLTPNQKRQALLPRGAKAIPNRWGTAPGVLWERDHQVLVMLPGVPREMRGMFEETVVPYLQERGWAGEEVIRSRVLRVVGIGEGALEDLIKDLLRSSNPTIAPLAHLGEVHLRITARGRVGEVDRMLSEAEAALRERIDRYVYGTDQETLEEAVARLLVASRRTVAVAESCTGGLLGHRLTNVPGSSAYFRGGVVAYANEPKSSLVGVPPEVLQARGAVSEGVAEAMARGVREVFAADLGVAITGIAGPSGATPEKPVGRMYVALAEEGGVQVRRFDFGPQFGREGVKHLATQAALDLLRRHLLGSPSKRE, encoded by the coding sequence ATGGTGCGCGCTGAGATCCTTTCCGTGGGCACCGAGCTCCTGCTGGGGCAGATCACGGATACGAACGCCACGTACCTCTGCCAGCGGCTGGCGGAGCTGGGGATCCCCGTGTACTTCCGGCAGACGGTGGGGGATAACCGGGAGCGGATTCAGCAGGCCTTCCGGCTCGCGGCTAGCCGCGCGGAGCTCCTCGTGTTCACGGGCGGGCTAGGTCCCACGGAGGACGACCTCACCAAGGAGGCGGTGGCGGAGGCTTTGGGTGTGGAGCTGGTGCTCCATGAGGCCTCGTGGGCCCACATCCAGGACCTGTTGCGTAGCCGGAACCGTCCCCTCACCCCGAACCAAAAGCGGCAGGCCCTGCTCCCCCGGGGCGCGAAGGCCATCCCGAACCGGTGGGGGACCGCACCCGGGGTGCTCTGGGAGCGAGACCATCAGGTCCTCGTGATGCTCCCCGGGGTTCCCCGGGAGATGCGGGGGATGTTCGAGGAGACGGTGGTCCCTTACCTTCAGGAACGGGGATGGGCGGGGGAGGAGGTGATCCGATCCCGGGTTCTGCGGGTGGTGGGCATCGGAGAGGGTGCCCTGGAGGACCTCATCAAAGACCTCCTCCGGTCCTCCAACCCCACCATCGCCCCCCTCGCACATCTGGGCGAGGTGCACCTGCGGATTACCGCCCGGGGACGGGTCGGGGAGGTCGATCGCATGCTCTCCGAGGCGGAGGCGGCCCTGCGGGAACGGATTGACCGGTACGTGTATGGCACGGACCAGGAGACCCTGGAGGAGGCGGTGGCGAGGTTGCTCGTGGCTTCCCGCCGTACGGTGGCGGTGGCGGAGTCGTGTACGGGGGGGCTTTTGGGCCACCGGCTTACCAACGTGCCCGGGAGCTCCGCGTACTTCCGGGGCGGGGTGGTGGCGTACGCGAACGAACCGAAGAGCTCCCTTGTGGGGGTTCCTCCGGAGGTCCTGCAGGCTCGTGGAGCGGTCTCGGAGGGGGTAGCGGAGGCCATGGCCCGGGGCGTGCGGGAGGTGTTCGCCGCGGACCTGGGAGTGGCCATCACGGGGATCGCGGGACCATCCGGAGCCACGCCGGAAAAGCCCGTGGGAAGGATGTACGTGGCCCTGGCGGAGGAGGGGGGGGTCCAGGTCCGGCGGTTTGACTTCGGACCTCAATTCGGCCGGGAGGGGGTCAAGCACCTCGCCACCCAGGCCGCGCTCGACCTCCTGCGGCGCCACCTCCTGGGGAGTCCGTCTAAAAGGGAGTGA
- a CDS encoding DUF4115 domain-containing protein translates to MDRPAPPAGIGELLRRRREALGLSLDQVHAELRIPVRYLLALEEDRFDLFPAPHYARGFLRSYATFLGLDPEPLLPRCPPPMLPRPHALTAQGRVPIHPVRREARWHRFLRWLLLTLAAGLVVLGYAVYREVRAFLDSSSTQQPQAHPVAVPSPSPPLAPDLPLPLQPTLGVRVALVGEEVSWIRVLADDRRAFEGFLRRGERREWTARRRIHVVLGNAGGVRVEVNGKELGRLGGPGEVVRRTFGVQDGAR, encoded by the coding sequence ATGGACCGCCCAGCTCCGCCTGCGGGGATCGGGGAGCTCCTGCGCAGACGCCGGGAAGCCCTTGGTCTGAGTCTGGACCAGGTGCATGCGGAGCTGCGAATCCCTGTTCGGTACCTGCTGGCCCTGGAGGAGGATCGGTTTGATCTCTTCCCCGCGCCCCACTACGCCCGGGGATTCCTTCGGAGTTACGCCACGTTCCTCGGCCTGGATCCCGAACCCCTGTTGCCCCGGTGTCCTCCTCCCATGTTGCCTCGTCCCCATGCCCTGACCGCCCAGGGGAGGGTGCCCATCCATCCCGTGCGGCGGGAGGCCCGGTGGCACCGCTTCCTGCGGTGGCTCCTCCTGACGCTCGCGGCGGGGCTCGTGGTGCTGGGGTACGCGGTCTACCGGGAGGTGCGGGCCTTCCTGGATTCCTCCTCCACCCAGCAACCCCAGGCCCACCCGGTGGCCGTCCCGTCGCCTTCCCCGCCATTGGCCCCGGATCTCCCCTTACCCCTCCAGCCCACCCTCGGGGTGCGGGTAGCCCTCGTGGGGGAGGAGGTGAGCTGGATCCGGGTTCTTGCCGACGACCGTCGGGCCTTCGAGGGATTCCTGCGGAGGGGGGAGCGGAGGGAATGGACCGCCCGTCGCAGAATCCACGTGGTGCTGGGGAACGCGGGAGGGGTACGGGTGGAGGTCAACGGAAAAGAACTGGGGCGCCTGGGAGGACCGGGAGAGGTGGTGCGTCGGACGTTTGGGGTACAGGATGGTGCGCGCTGA